In Kazachstania africana CBS 2517 chromosome 4, complete genome, the following are encoded in one genomic region:
- the MXR2 gene encoding peptide-methionine (R)-S-oxide reductase (similar to Saccharomyces cerevisiae YCL033C; ancestral locus Anc_1.40) has translation MSTNGDGNNWNPKLTPEQLSILKYKRTEPPNTGKYLNNKETGIYSCANCDAPLYKSETKFESGCGWPSFYEEINPQALKYIKDNSMDIQRTEICCNNCGGHLGHVFENEGWSKSLGLPKDVRHCVNSLSLTFKSK, from the coding sequence ATGTCTACAAATGGTGATGGCAATAACTGGAATCCCAAACTAACGCCTGAGCAGTTAtcaatcttgaaatataaAAGAACGGAGCCACCTAACACTGGTAAATACCTGAACAACAAGGAGACAGGCATTTATTCATGTGCAAACTGTGACGCTCCACTATACAAGAgtgaaacaaaatttgaatcagGCTGTGGTTGGCCCTCCTTttatgaagaaatcaaCCCTCAAGctttaaaatatatcaaagatAATTCAATGGACATTCAAAGAACAGAAATTTGCTGTAACAATTGCGGCGGTCATTTAGGTCACGTTTTCGAAAACGAAGGCTGGAGCAAATCGCTAGGTTTACCTAAAGATGTTAGACATTGCGTTAACAGTTTGTCATTAACATTTAAATCAAAGTGA
- the STE50 gene encoding Ste50p (similar to Saccharomyces cerevisiae STE50 (YCL032W); ancestral locus Anc_1.42), producing the protein MSESPVSQINNGDYANWTVDEVVSWCKSTLKLPDDNSLCLSLVENDVSGSILKDLTLDDCKDLCDSNLKLAIKLKISINKLNDTSADLASEQNENINVLLKNLYTTLSHKLQEYESQYKKLRMDVLEVMKTSPSPIQHTQGDYFEQKRAHTPATHIGTATAVVKSLPDSSKSASVVATNEPLKQLRASKEDSCERVLKNAMKRHNLNDQDWKQYVLVLCYADQERILELHEKPVIIFKNLKQQGLHPSIMLRRKGDFEEVPMSNLNNHSSNDNGNLTPGGRL; encoded by the coding sequence ATGTCAGAAAGCCCAGTATCCCAAATTAACAATGGAGACTATGCAAACTGGACCGTCGATGAGGTCGTGTCATGGTGTAAATCAACACTAAAACTTCCAGACGACAATTCTTTATGCTTAAGCCTGGTGGAAAATGACGTGTCTGGTAgtatattgaaagatttaacATTAGATGATTGTAAAGATCTGTGTGATAGTAATTTAAAACTGGCAATCAAACTGAAGATTTCTATAAATAAACTAAATGATACGAGTGCCGATTTAGCAAGTGAACAGAATGAGAATATCAATGTATTACTGAAAAATCTTTATACAACCTTATCTCATAAACTGCAGGAATATGAATcacaatataaaaaattgagaatgGATGTCTTAGAAGTTATGAAGACTAGTCCTTCTCCCATACAACATACGCAGGGTGATTATTTCGAACAGAAACGTGCACATACGCCCGCGACACATATAGGTACTGCTACTGCCGTTGTCAAATCCTTGCCGGATAGTAGCAAGTCTGCCAGTGTGGTAGCAACAAACGAGCCCTTGAAACAGTTGAGAGCTTCAAAGGAAGACTCGTGTGAGAgagttttgaaaaatgctATGAAAAGACACAATTTAAATGACCAAGATTGGAAGCAGTATGTACTTGTTCTTTGTTATGCAGATCAAGAAAGAATTCTTGAGTTACATGAAAAGCCAGTaatcatcttcaagaatttgaaacaacAGGGATTGCATCCATCAATCATGTTAAGACGAAAAggtgattttgaagaagtgCCAATGAGTAATCTCAATAATCACAGTTCTAATGATAATGGTAATCTTACCCCTGGTGGGAGATTATAA